One region of Peromyscus eremicus chromosome 4, PerEre_H2_v1, whole genome shotgun sequence genomic DNA includes:
- the Chst1 gene encoding carbohydrate sulfotransferase 1 — protein sequence MQCSWKAVLLLALASIAIQYTAIRTFTAKSFHTCPGLAETGLAERLCEEGPTFPYNLSRKTHVLILATTRSGSSFVGQLFNQHMDVFYLFEPLYHVQNTLIPRFTQGKSPADRRVMLGASRDLLRSLYDCDLYFLENYIKPPPVNHTTDRVFRRGASRVLCSRPVCDPPGSPDLVLEEGDCVRKCGLLNLTLAAEACRERSHVAIKTVRVPEVNDLRALVEDPRLNLKVIQLVRDPRGILASRSETFRDTYRLWRLWYGTGRKPYNLDVTQLTTVCEDFSSSVSTGLMRPSWLKGKYMLVRYEDLARNPMKKTEEIYEFLGIPLDGHVARWIQNNTRGDPTLGKHKYGTVRNSAATAEKWRFRLSYDIVAFAQNACQQVLAQLGYKMANSEKELKNPAVSLVEERDFRPFL from the coding sequence ATGCAATGTTCCTGGAAGGCTGTCCTCCTCCTTGCCCTGGCCTCCATTGCCATCCAGTACACCGCCATCCGCACATTCACCGCCAAGTCTTTCCATACTTGCCCTGGGTTGGCAGAGACTGGCCTGGCAGAGCGGCTGTGTGAGGAGGGACCCACCTTCCCCTATAACCTCTCTAGGAAGACCCATGTGCTCATCCTGGCCACCACACGCAGTGGCTCATCCTTTGTGGGCCAGCTCTTCAACCAGCACATGGATGTCTTCTACCTGTTTGAGCCTCTCTACCACGTCCAGAACACACTCATTCCCCGCTTCACCCAGGGCAAGAGCCCGGCAGATCGTAGGGTCATGCTAGGGGCCAGCCGGGACCTCCTGAGGAGTCTTTATGACTGTGATCTCTACTTTCTAGAGAATTACATCAAGCCACCTCCTGTCAACCACACCACTGACAGGGTCTTCCGCCGAGGGGCCAGCAGGGTCCTCTGCTCCCGTCCAGTGTGCGACCCTCCGGGGTCCCCTGATCTGGTCTTGGAGGAGGGGGATTGTGTGCGCAAGTGCGGCCTGCTGAACCTGACCTTGGCAGCTGAGGCTTGTCGTGAGCGCAGCCATGTGGCCATCAAGACTGTGCGGGTGCCTGAGGTAAATGACCTGCGAGCCCTGGTGGAAGACCCTAGGTTGAACCTCAAGGTCATCCAGCTGGTACGAGACCCTCGTGGCATCTTGGCTTCCCGGAGTGAGACCTTCCGGGACACCTACCGACTCTGGCGGCTTTGGTACGGCACAGGGAGGAAACCCTATAACCTGGACGTGACGCAGCTGACCACAGTGTGCGAGGATTTCTCCAGCTCCGTGTCCACCGGCCTGATGCGGCCCTCCTGGCTCAAGGGCAAATACATGCTAGTGCGCTATGAGGACCTGGCCAGAAACCCCATGAAGAAGACGGAGGAGATCTACGAATTCCTGGGTATCCCCCTGGACGGTCACGTGGCGCGCTGGATCCAGAACAATACTCGGGGTGACCCCACTTTGGGCAAGCACAAGTACGGCACGGTGCGCAACTCTGCGGCCACTGCCGAGAAGTGGCGCTTCCGCCTCTCCTATGACATCGTGGCCTTCGCCCAGAACGCATGCCAGCAGGTGCTGGCCCAGCTGGGCTACAAAATGGCCAACTCGGAGAAGGAGCTGAAGAACCCGGCCGTCAGCCTGGTGGAGGAGCGCGATTTCCGACCATTCTTGTGA